CACCGCGAACCGCAAGCCCTGATCCATCGCGATCGGGCTGATCAATTCGCCCGTCACCGTCACATTGTCGCCCGGCATCACCATCTCCACGCCCGCCGCCAACGTCACGATCCCCGTCACGTCCGTCGTCCGGAAGTAGAACTGCGGC
The sequence above is a segment of the Nitrospira sp. genome. Coding sequences within it:
- the tuf gene encoding elongation factor Tu (EF-Tu; promotes GTP-dependent binding of aminoacyl-tRNA to the A-site of ribosomes during protein biosynthesis; when the tRNA anticodon matches the mRNA codon, GTP hydrolysis results; the inactive EF-Tu-GDP leaves the ribosome and release of GDP is promoted by elongation factor Ts; many prokaryotes have two copies of the gene encoding EF-Tu), with the protein product PQFYFRTTDVTGIVTLAAGVEMVMPGDNVTVTGELISPIAMDQGLRFAVREGGKTVGSGVVTEILA